One Mycolicibacterium fortuitum subsp. fortuitum genomic window carries:
- a CDS encoding TylF/MycF/NovP-related O-methyltransferase — MTDHDVRSLYLDLIRGNLTRYGMPERMPAQWTLRRRLYFKTLNRMMVRGGALRLARATPNENRSTLVQHKRDLGIDWPAEAETMIGMQRLTSLQRCVETVLAEDIPGDLIECGVWRGGACILMRAVLAAYGDETRTVWVADSFEGLPPADPENYKADKGLRTQSLAGILGVPVTEVKANFERYGLLDDQVRFLPGWFKDTLHDAPIDQIAVLRVDGDLYESTIQALEALYPRLSPQGFCIIDDYHDLKPCREAVTDYRKRHGITAEIVDIDGTAVLWRK, encoded by the coding sequence GTGACCGACCACGATGTTCGATCGCTGTACCTCGACCTGATCCGGGGCAACCTCACCAGGTACGGAATGCCGGAACGCATGCCCGCCCAGTGGACGCTGCGCCGGCGGCTCTATTTCAAGACGCTCAACCGCATGATGGTCCGCGGCGGCGCGCTGCGGCTTGCCCGCGCCACTCCCAACGAGAATCGCAGTACTCTCGTTCAGCACAAGCGGGATCTGGGCATCGACTGGCCTGCGGAGGCCGAGACGATGATCGGAATGCAGAGGCTGACCAGTCTTCAGCGTTGTGTCGAGACCGTGCTGGCCGAGGACATTCCAGGCGACCTGATCGAATGCGGGGTGTGGCGCGGCGGCGCCTGCATCCTGATGCGTGCCGTGCTGGCCGCCTACGGTGATGAGACGCGCACTGTCTGGGTGGCGGATTCGTTCGAGGGCTTGCCGCCGGCAGACCCCGAGAACTACAAGGCGGACAAGGGACTGAGGACTCAGAGCCTTGCCGGCATACTGGGCGTGCCCGTGACCGAGGTCAAGGCGAACTTCGAGCGCTACGGCCTGCTGGACGATCAGGTCCGCTTCCTTCCTGGTTGGTTCAAGGACACGCTGCACGATGCGCCGATCGACCAGATTGCGGTGCTGCGGGTCGACGGCGATCTCTACGAGTCCACGATCCAGGCGCTCGAGGCTCTCTACCCCCGACTGTCTCCGCAGGGGTTCTGCATCATCGACGACTATCACGACCTCAAGCCGTGCCGGGAGGCTGTTACCGACTACCGCAAGCGGCACGGGATCACCGCCGAGATCGTCGACATAGACGGGACGGCCGTGCTCTGGCGCAAGTAG
- a CDS encoding glycosyltransferase, which produces MKIVLASYGTRGDIEPLVAVGRELLRRGHDVAMAVPPDLVRFAEAAGPTAIPYGPDLEAVLDAHRDFWTHFFRNFWKVREIIRLRREVVAPFHQCWKDIIATLTSLAEGADLLFTGVNFEDAAGNVAEYYDIPLATLHLFPLRANSHFIPLLPAPLGRYAMKASEWVAWRNARKVEGIQRGELALPKATSPSPWRLTERGCLEIQGYDEVCFPGLSAEWAQWSGQRPFVGALTMNLPGDADEEVAAWIAAGTPPIFFGFGSLPMESGAKTLAMITAACAQLGERALVCAAGTDLSHMPRSDDVLVVGAMNYSAAFPACRAVVHHGGLGTTAAGLRAGVPTLILSTDLDQTLWGSRVKSLKVGIARRFSATTEKTLVADLRKILEPQFATRAREVAAQMTEPTESVATTADLVEKFAGAGRL; this is translated from the coding sequence ATGAAAATCGTCCTCGCAAGCTACGGAACACGTGGTGACATCGAGCCGTTGGTTGCGGTCGGTCGTGAGTTGCTGCGCCGTGGTCACGACGTGGCCATGGCCGTGCCCCCCGATCTAGTCAGGTTCGCCGAGGCCGCCGGGCCCACCGCTATCCCATACGGGCCGGATCTGGAAGCGGTGTTGGACGCCCATCGCGACTTCTGGACCCACTTCTTCCGCAATTTCTGGAAGGTCCGCGAGATCATCAGGTTGCGGCGCGAAGTAGTGGCCCCCTTCCATCAGTGCTGGAAGGACATCATCGCCACGCTGACGTCCCTCGCCGAAGGGGCAGACCTGCTGTTCACGGGTGTGAATTTCGAGGATGCCGCAGGCAATGTCGCTGAGTATTACGACATTCCGTTGGCCACGCTGCACCTGTTCCCGTTGCGGGCCAACAGCCACTTTATACCGTTGCTGCCCGCGCCCCTGGGCCGCTATGCGATGAAAGCGTCCGAGTGGGTTGCCTGGCGTAATGCCAGAAAAGTCGAGGGCATACAGCGAGGCGAGCTGGCGTTGCCGAAGGCCACCTCGCCGTCGCCGTGGCGGCTCACCGAACGCGGGTGCCTGGAAATCCAGGGCTATGACGAAGTGTGCTTCCCGGGATTATCGGCCGAATGGGCGCAATGGTCTGGTCAACGGCCCTTTGTGGGTGCGCTGACCATGAATCTGCCCGGCGATGCCGATGAAGAGGTAGCCGCGTGGATCGCTGCGGGAACACCACCGATATTCTTCGGCTTCGGCAGTTTGCCGATGGAATCCGGCGCCAAGACCCTCGCGATGATCACCGCGGCCTGCGCGCAGCTGGGGGAGCGGGCGTTGGTATGTGCAGCCGGAACAGACCTGAGTCACATGCCCCGGTCCGACGATGTCTTGGTTGTCGGCGCGATGAATTACTCGGCTGCCTTTCCCGCCTGCCGGGCGGTCGTGCACCACGGTGGGCTGGGTACCACTGCGGCAGGGCTGCGCGCGGGCGTTCCCACACTGATCCTGTCGACAGACCTCGATCAGACACTGTGGGGCAGCCGAGTCAAGAGCCTGAAAGTGGGTATCGCCCGGCGCTTTTCGGCCACCACGGAAAAAACCTTGGTGGCCGACCTGCGCAAGATCCTTGAGCCACAATTTGCGACCCGAGCCCGAGAAGTCGCCGCCCAGATGACCGAGCCCACCGAGAGCGTCGCCACCACAGCCGATCTCGTGGAGAAATTCGCCGGTGCGGGCCGGCTGTGA
- a CDS encoding cytochrome P450: MVVQSTLMAGFGLRFLRGCQRRYGNMFTLRIPLSGTVVYLADPTDIKAVYAGDPRIFHSGEAHWFFRGLLGESSLFVLDGDEHHTLRRLTMPAFHRDAVAKQAAQMVEIAAANVAQWEVGKSFPVAPRTTEITLEVILRTVIGASDPTRLAALREVVPRLLYMKSWETPAITKPSLRRHRPWRKVGRRFEEADALLYAEIADRRADPNLADRTDVLAMLVRATGEDGRTLSDSELRDQLLTAIAAGHETTATALAWALERLTRHPDALARAVQAADASAAGDPAGDEYLDAVVKETLRIRPVLFSSGRVLKEPTEIGGYLLPSGVMVDPAIGLVHASAEVYPDPDRFDPDRMVDASLSPTTWLPFGGGNRRCLGATFAMVEIRLVLREILRRVELSTTTAAGEKQRAKHVTFVPHRGGMIHVRAIRDTTAASQPAMPQHCPASGRRSRDTAE; this comes from the coding sequence ATGGTGGTGCAGTCCACGTTGATGGCAGGCTTCGGCCTGCGCTTTCTGCGCGGATGTCAGCGTCGCTACGGAAACATGTTCACGCTCCGTATTCCGCTGTCAGGCACCGTCGTATACCTTGCGGATCCCACTGACATCAAGGCCGTGTACGCAGGCGATCCTCGGATCTTCCATTCCGGTGAAGCCCATTGGTTCTTCCGCGGCCTTCTCGGCGAGAGCTCTTTGTTCGTGCTCGACGGGGATGAGCACCACACTCTGCGTCGCCTCACCATGCCGGCGTTTCACCGCGACGCTGTCGCGAAGCAGGCGGCCCAGATGGTCGAGATCGCTGCCGCGAACGTGGCGCAGTGGGAGGTCGGTAAGTCGTTTCCGGTGGCGCCGAGGACGACTGAGATCACGCTCGAGGTGATCTTGCGGACCGTCATCGGAGCCAGCGACCCAACCCGGTTGGCTGCGTTACGTGAGGTGGTGCCGCGCTTGCTCTACATGAAGTCGTGGGAAACGCCGGCGATCACCAAACCGAGCCTGCGCCGTCATCGCCCGTGGCGGAAAGTGGGCCGGCGATTCGAAGAAGCCGACGCCCTCCTCTACGCCGAGATCGCCGATCGGCGTGCCGACCCGAACCTGGCCGACCGCACCGATGTGCTGGCCATGCTTGTCCGGGCCACCGGGGAAGACGGCCGCACCCTGTCCGACAGCGAGCTGCGCGACCAGCTGCTGACTGCGATCGCCGCCGGACACGAAACCACCGCCACCGCGCTGGCGTGGGCTTTGGAGCGGCTGACGCGCCATCCAGATGCCCTGGCCAGGGCGGTGCAGGCCGCAGATGCCAGTGCCGCGGGCGATCCCGCAGGCGACGAGTACCTCGACGCGGTGGTCAAGGAGACCCTGCGGATCCGCCCGGTGTTGTTCAGCTCAGGCCGAGTGCTCAAGGAGCCCACCGAGATCGGTGGCTACCTTCTACCTTCGGGTGTGATGGTCGATCCAGCGATCGGACTGGTTCACGCGAGTGCCGAGGTGTACCCCGACCCGGATCGGTTCGATCCGGACCGAATGGTCGACGCCTCCTTGAGTCCGACCACCTGGCTGCCGTTCGGCGGCGGCAACCGGCGTTGCCTCGGTGCCACATTTGCCATGGTCGAGATTCGCCTCGTGCTTCGGGAGATCCTGCGCCGGGTCGAGTTGAGCACCACCACGGCTGCAGGCGAGAAACAACGGGCCAAACACGTCACCTTCGTTCCGCACCGTGGCGGGATGATCCATGTCCGCGCGATCAGAGACACCACCGCGGCGTCGCAGCCGGCGATGCCGCAGCACTGTCCGGCCAGCGGTCGCCGCTCGCGCGACACTGCGGAGTAG
- a CDS encoding MbtH family protein, translating into MSINPFDDDNGSFFVLINDEEQHSLWPTFAEVPAGWRVVYGEADRASCLEYIEQHWVDIRPKSLRERLAQGRTVDQ; encoded by the coding sequence GTGAGCATCAATCCATTCGACGACGACAACGGCAGTTTTTTCGTCCTGATCAACGACGAGGAGCAACACAGCTTGTGGCCGACCTTCGCCGAGGTTCCGGCCGGCTGGCGAGTGGTCTATGGCGAGGCGGACCGCGCGTCCTGCCTGGAGTACATCGAGCAGCATTGGGTCGACATCCGACCGAAGAGTCTCCGCGAGAGGTTGGCACAGGGTCGGACTGTTGATCAGTAA